The following coding sequences are from one Paenibacillus sp. FSL R5-0912 window:
- a CDS encoding ABC transporter substrate-binding protein: MKRKNIWLGLSMSLMLVAAGCGNNNAAVNNGANAGNTPANATSAPADTGSAETKSYTIAISQYVEHPSLDATREGFLAALKDAGIVEGENLTVDLENAQADQANNLSIAQKIAGDKNDLVLAIATPSAQSVVQNVNKDTPILFAAVTDPLDAKLVSDLDHPGGNVSGASDTNPESITRLMNFIATQFADVKKLGLVINEGEPNAVVMADIAKEELDKHGIELVKAAITNTSEVKQAAESLVGRVDALYITLDNSVVSGVDTIIQTANDNKLPFFSADRDTVEKGAFATVGFKYYDHGYQVGEMAVEVLKNGTSPGDMKVTMQEKLDLILNLKAAAAQGIEVTDAMKAEVADPDNNIIQ, from the coding sequence ATGAAGAGAAAGAACATTTGGCTTGGCCTGAGTATGTCCTTGATGCTGGTAGCAGCAGGTTGCGGTAACAATAATGCAGCCGTAAATAATGGAGCCAATGCAGGAAATACTCCGGCAAACGCAACCAGCGCTCCGGCAGACACCGGTTCTGCGGAGACCAAATCCTATACGATTGCCATCTCACAGTATGTAGAACATCCGTCGCTGGATGCAACACGGGAAGGCTTCCTGGCGGCACTGAAGGACGCCGGAATCGTGGAAGGCGAGAATTTGACGGTAGACCTGGAGAATGCCCAGGCGGATCAGGCAAATAACCTGTCCATTGCCCAGAAGATTGCCGGCGACAAAAATGACCTGGTACTGGCCATCGCCACTCCTTCCGCTCAATCGGTCGTACAGAATGTAAACAAGGACACACCAATTCTGTTCGCGGCAGTCACTGACCCGCTGGATGCCAAACTTGTAAGCGACCTGGATCATCCCGGCGGCAATGTCTCCGGCGCATCCGATACGAATCCAGAATCGATTACGCGTCTGATGAATTTCATCGCAACGCAGTTTGCGGATGTGAAGAAGCTGGGACTTGTCATTAATGAAGGTGAACCTAACGCAGTAGTTATGGCGGATATTGCCAAGGAAGAGCTGGACAAGCACGGTATTGAGCTGGTCAAGGCGGCGATCACGAATACATCGGAAGTGAAGCAGGCTGCTGAGTCCCTCGTTGGACGTGTGGATGCCCTCTACATTACACTTGATAACTCTGTTGTAAGCGGTGTGGATACAATCATTCAGACTGCCAATGACAACAAGCTTCCGTTCTTCTCTGCAGACCGTGATACGGTGGAGAAGGGTGCTTTTGCAACTGTAGGCTTCAAATATTATGATCATGGCTACCAGGTTGGCGAAATGGCAGTGGAAGTGCTTAAGAACGGTACAAGCCCGGGTGATATGAAGGTAACGATGCAAGAGAAGCTGGATCTCATTCTTAACCTCAAAGCGGCAGCAGCTCAGGGCATTGAAGTAACCGATGCTATGAAGGCTGAAGTTGCAGATCCTGACAATAACATTATTCAATAA
- a CDS encoding aldose 1-epimerase, whose product MSITAFEGQYEGEAAVWLKAGRYEAAVLPGIGGNLICFRDTESGYRFLHEPGSEEMEAFKANPGIHGIPVLFPPNRYEDGEFPWNGQTYRFPVNEAKTGNHLHGFLHTAAWEVEEFGSGKSESFVTVAIKVDENHPSYQYLPFKYTVKLRYTLGEGGLSQQLLVHNDGAELMPCLLAFHTAINAPFAPGSTPQDYRVKLTIGERWELSDRMLPTGKFQELTADEVALRDEGLYPFYAPMDNHYTAVAQNGRNRMELTDSKAGVTLVYDVGTSYKQWMIWNNGATEGFFCPEPQINLVNAPKVDLRADDIGLFGLEPGEYWEETSRLYVK is encoded by the coding sequence ATGTCGATTACTGCATTTGAAGGACAATATGAGGGAGAGGCCGCAGTCTGGCTCAAAGCTGGACGTTATGAGGCCGCAGTTCTGCCGGGCATCGGAGGCAACCTGATCTGCTTCCGTGATACTGAGAGCGGTTACCGTTTCCTGCATGAGCCGGGCTCAGAGGAAATGGAAGCATTCAAGGCAAACCCCGGGATTCACGGCATCCCTGTATTGTTCCCGCCGAACCGATATGAGGATGGAGAGTTCCCGTGGAATGGACAAACCTACCGTTTTCCGGTAAATGAGGCTAAGACGGGTAACCATCTGCACGGGTTCCTACATACAGCAGCCTGGGAGGTCGAAGAATTCGGCAGCGGCAAAAGCGAAAGCTTCGTCACTGTAGCGATCAAGGTGGATGAGAATCATCCTTCTTATCAATATCTGCCGTTCAAATACACCGTCAAGCTGCGTTATACTCTGGGAGAAGGCGGCCTGTCCCAGCAACTGCTGGTTCATAATGACGGCGCAGAGCTGATGCCTTGTCTGCTGGCGTTCCATACTGCCATTAATGCTCCGTTCGCACCAGGCAGCACGCCGCAGGATTACCGTGTGAAGCTGACCATCGGCGAGCGCTGGGAGCTTAGCGACCGGATGCTGCCGACCGGCAAATTCCAGGAGCTGACTGCGGATGAAGTGGCACTGCGTGATGAGGGCTTGTATCCGTTCTATGCGCCAATGGATAACCACTATACCGCTGTAGCCCAGAATGGCCGCAACCGTATGGAGCTTACCGACAGCAAAGCCGGCGTTACCCTGGTGTATGATGTGGGAACCTCCTATAAGCAGTGGATGATCTGGAACAACGGAGCTACCGAAGGGTTCTTCTGTCCGGAGCCGCAAATCAACCTGGTGAATGCACCGAAGGTAGATCTTCGTGCCGATGACATCGGATTGTTTGGTCTGGAGCCAGGGGAGTATTGGGAGGAGACTAGCCGCCTATATGTGAAGTAG
- a CDS encoding C40 family peptidase, with translation MPINNAYKTAATAALLTAVILGSTACSYSSKDDTPKGNSVTPTGTFAGSYYEKNAITDKEGKYWIPLKPAAASIGYRMKDDTSSGGYTKLGYSDVMYMLRPDSSQVFSLGEKITLPDVPIRREGQIYITPNALSKLLQTEVGWNPSTGEINIAAPSDRDTTANTGAGEAAKPLRIQSVSNVDTGELIAYAKKYLGVPYDFGAGPYEETKRFDCSSFTRHVFKKFGVDLPRLAKDQDNIGRRISRSELEPGDLIFFTVPGRFESDAIPGHVGIYMGGGSFIHTWGDPGVQISDLDSGYWSNVILHMQRVL, from the coding sequence ATGCCAATAAACAACGCATACAAAACTGCGGCCACAGCCGCACTGCTTACTGCCGTCATTCTTGGCTCAACCGCCTGCAGCTATTCCAGCAAGGACGATACCCCGAAGGGGAATTCGGTTACGCCAACCGGAACATTTGCCGGGAGCTACTATGAGAAGAATGCCATCACGGACAAAGAAGGCAAGTATTGGATTCCGCTGAAGCCGGCCGCTGCCTCCATAGGATACAGAATGAAAGACGACACCTCAAGCGGAGGATATACCAAGCTGGGCTATAGCGATGTAATGTACATGCTCCGTCCGGATTCCAGCCAGGTTTTCTCCCTGGGGGAGAAGATCACCCTGCCGGATGTTCCTATCCGCCGCGAAGGTCAAATCTACATCACGCCTAATGCATTGTCCAAGCTGCTGCAGACCGAGGTTGGCTGGAATCCAAGCACCGGAGAGATCAATATTGCTGCCCCCTCTGACAGGGATACTACTGCCAATACTGGTGCAGGTGAAGCAGCTAAGCCGCTGCGGATCCAGAGTGTCTCCAATGTGGATACCGGTGAACTAATCGCCTATGCCAAGAAGTATCTCGGCGTACCCTACGATTTCGGTGCCGGACCTTATGAGGAGACCAAACGGTTTGACTGCTCATCCTTCACCCGTCATGTATTTAAGAAATTTGGTGTCGATCTCCCTCGGCTGGCCAAAGATCAGGATAATATCGGCAGACGCATATCAAGAAGCGAGCTGGAGCCCGGGGATTTAATTTTCTTCACGGTACCCGGCCGATTCGAGAGCGACGCCATTCCCGGTCATGTAGGCATCTACATGGGGGGCGGCAGTTTCATTCATACTTGGGGCGATCCCGGAGTACAGATCAGTGACCTGGACAGCGGGTACTGGAGTAATGTTATTCTGCACATGCAGCGGGTGTTATAA
- a CDS encoding ABC transporter ATP-binding protein, which produces MLKLDNVSKLFNPGSPDEKIALLGIDLELSAGDFVTIIGSNGAGKSTLMNIISGVMKPDLGEARIEGSSISNLAEYQRARWIGRVFQDPMAGTAPHMTIEENLAMAYKRGQSRGLSFGVNAARRTLFREQLSKLGIGLENRLRAKVGLLSGGERQALSLLMATFTQPQILLLDEHTAALDPSRAELITKLTESIVREMKLTTLMVTHNMDQAIRLGNRLIMMDKGSIILDFDESRKKDLTVERLLGEFEAISGHKLADDRMMLG; this is translated from the coding sequence ATGCTAAAGCTTGATAATGTATCCAAGCTGTTCAACCCGGGTTCCCCTGACGAGAAGATTGCCCTGCTGGGTATAGATCTGGAGCTGAGCGCCGGAGATTTCGTGACGATTATTGGCAGCAACGGGGCCGGTAAATCGACACTGATGAATATTATATCCGGTGTCATGAAGCCGGATCTCGGTGAAGCGCGCATTGAAGGCAGCTCGATCAGCAATCTGGCCGAGTACCAGCGCGCACGCTGGATCGGCCGTGTCTTCCAGGACCCGATGGCTGGTACAGCGCCTCATATGACCATTGAGGAGAACCTGGCCATGGCTTATAAGCGGGGTCAGAGCCGCGGGCTGTCCTTCGGAGTGAATGCGGCCAGACGCACGCTGTTCCGGGAGCAGCTCAGCAAGCTGGGCATTGGCCTGGAGAACCGGCTGCGCGCTAAGGTAGGGCTGCTCTCCGGAGGCGAGCGGCAGGCGCTTAGCCTGCTGATGGCGACCTTCACCCAGCCGCAGATTCTGCTGCTGGATGAGCATACAGCTGCGCTGGACCCTTCGCGCGCTGAACTGATCACGAAGCTTACGGAATCCATTGTCCGTGAGATGAAGCTGACTACACTGATGGTCACCCACAACATGGATCAGGCTATCCGTTTAGGCAACCGGCTGATTATGATGGACAAGGGGTCGATCATTCTCGATTTTGATGAATCCCGCAAGAAGGATCTGACGGTAGAGCGGCTGCTTGGTGAATTCGAAGCCATTAGCGGCCATAAGCTGGCGGATGACCGGATGATGCTGGGATAA
- a CDS encoding ABC transporter permease, translating to MYSSLIGALEMGLLYAFMALGVYITFRILDFPDLTVDGSFTTGGAIAAVMITHGYSPLLATVCALLGGMAAGMCTGLLHTKGKINGLLSGILMMIALYSINLRILVRPNVSLMGEVSLFSSINPLLVMPFVVLLVKILMDLFLRTDLGLALRATGDNSRMIRSFGVNTDTTTILGISLANGMVALSGALIAQYSTFADSSMGIGMIVIGLASVIIGEAIFGAGNVFRATLAVVLGSIVYRIVVALALRVPWLKASDLKLITAIIVIIALVFPSVQRFLKQKTMARRRTEELAELTRSSKKGGAADAKA from the coding sequence ATGTATAGTTCATTAATCGGCGCCCTGGAAATGGGCCTGCTGTACGCTTTTATGGCACTCGGGGTGTATATTACATTTCGTATTCTTGATTTTCCGGATTTAACTGTAGACGGGAGCTTCACCACCGGCGGCGCGATTGCCGCGGTCATGATAACCCACGGATATTCTCCGCTGCTGGCAACAGTATGTGCCCTGCTCGGAGGGATGGCTGCAGGCATGTGTACAGGACTGCTGCACACTAAAGGGAAGATCAACGGCCTGCTATCCGGGATTCTGATGATGATTGCGCTATATTCCATCAATCTGCGGATTCTCGTGCGGCCGAATGTTTCCTTAATGGGTGAGGTATCTCTTTTCAGCTCTATTAATCCTCTGTTGGTTATGCCCTTTGTGGTTCTGCTGGTCAAGATCCTGATGGATCTGTTCCTGCGTACAGACCTTGGACTTGCCCTGCGTGCAACAGGAGATAATTCCCGGATGATCCGCAGCTTCGGGGTCAATACGGATACTACGACGATTCTCGGTATCAGTCTGGCGAACGGAATGGTGGCCCTCTCGGGTGCACTGATCGCTCAATATTCTACATTTGCCGATTCATCCATGGGTATAGGCATGATTGTTATCGGGCTGGCTTCGGTAATTATCGGGGAAGCGATATTCGGTGCGGGTAACGTCTTCCGCGCTACATTGGCTGTAGTGCTCGGCTCCATCGTCTACCGGATCGTTGTGGCGCTGGCTCTGCGGGTGCCATGGCTCAAGGCTTCGGATCTCAAGCTGATTACGGCTATTATCGTTATCATCGCCCTCGTCTTCCCGTCTGTTCAGCGGTTCCTGAAGCAGAAGACGATGGCCCGCAGACGGACTGAAGAGCTTGCGGAGCTGACCCGCAGCAGCAAGAAAGGAGGGGCAGCCGATGCTAAAGCTTGA
- a CDS encoding SDR family oxidoreductase, whose product MNTKKLEGKVAIVTGGGSGIGRATVLEFARNGAKVALLDRTVENAEKVARQVVQEGGEAAVFECDIAEPQQVEDAVKQVVAKWGKLDIVFANAGINGAMTPIETMDIESWDQTIQINLRGTFATVKYAIPHLKEQGGSILINSSINGNRVFSNIGFSAYSTTKAGQVAFMKMAALELAQFKIRVNAICPGAITTNIDDNTYPSDDLKEVQIEVEFPDGGQPLEKGPGRPDQVAKLALFLASADSDHITGTEIYCDGAESLLHG is encoded by the coding sequence ATGAACACTAAGAAGCTGGAAGGCAAAGTAGCAATCGTAACCGGAGGCGGATCGGGCATCGGCCGGGCCACGGTGCTGGAGTTCGCCAGAAATGGAGCTAAGGTGGCTCTTCTGGACCGGACCGTGGAGAACGCAGAGAAGGTTGCACGTCAGGTGGTGCAGGAAGGCGGAGAAGCCGCTGTGTTCGAATGCGACATCGCTGAGCCGCAGCAGGTGGAGGACGCCGTGAAGCAGGTTGTTGCCAAGTGGGGGAAGCTTGACATCGTGTTTGCGAATGCCGGGATTAACGGAGCGATGACACCAATTGAGACAATGGATATTGAGTCCTGGGACCAGACCATACAGATCAATCTCCGCGGTACGTTCGCTACGGTCAAATATGCCATCCCCCATTTGAAGGAGCAGGGCGGCAGCATCCTGATCAACAGCTCCATCAACGGTAACCGTGTATTCTCCAACATCGGATTCTCAGCATATAGCACAACGAAGGCCGGGCAGGTCGCTTTTATGAAAATGGCGGCGCTGGAGCTGGCCCAGTTCAAAATCCGCGTGAACGCCATCTGTCCTGGTGCGATCACCACTAATATTGATGACAATACGTACCCTTCGGATGATCTTAAGGAAGTGCAGATCGAGGTTGAATTCCCGGATGGCGGACAGCCGCTGGAGAAGGGACCCGGGCGTCCTGATCAGGTAGCCAAGCTGGCGCTGTTCCTGGCTTCTGCGGATTCGGATCATATTACAGGAACGGAAATCTACTGTGATGGAGCAGAATCGCTGCTGCATGGCTGA
- a CDS encoding calcium-translocating P-type ATPase, SERCA-type, whose amino-acid sequence MFHTLDTAEVLKQLESREAGLTAEEAARQLEHYGKNMLQEAKSKSLLAKFIEQFKNVMIFILLAAAVLSGILGEWTDTVIILLVVILNAVLGVIQENKAEQALEALKSMSSPQARVRRGGQVTEIKSEELVPGDIVLLEAGNVVPADLRLLEAASLKTEEAALTGESLPSDKQSGVLEGNDLVIGDRTNMAYMSSSVTYGRGVGVVTATGMHTEVGRIAGYISEAENEVTPLQKKLDELGKYFTFIILGVCVVIFVVGWLEGRELLDMLLTSISLAVAAIPEGLPAIVTIILALGVQRMAKRKAIIRKLPAVETLGSTEIICSDKTGTLTLNKMTVEKLYVGGETVEADSKLNDTPGGDLLLQAMTLCNDSSIDEGKSAADKASDGARAEVKPGLAGGTRSGKAIIGDPTETALVDFALSIGTDKRELEQRYPRVNELPFDSDRKLMTTIHKLDNGEFRVLTKGAPDVLVSKCSHIQENGTVVPLTEAHISRITASNKSLADEALRVLAFAYRDHAEQPSDPSPEGTEKDLVFIGLTGMIDPPREEVRDAVAVCRRAGIRPVMITGDHRDTAAAIAKRLGIIDDDKAVLTGRELDQISEADFATRVADYSVYARVSPEHKVRIVKAWRQMGKIVAMTGDGVNDAPALKSADIGVGMGITGTDVAKGVSDMVLADDNFTTIVVAVEEGRKVYSNIRKAIQFLLSANLGEVVTLFIATLIGWRILEPIHILWINLVTDTLPALALGLEKADNDVMSKKPRKSSSSIFAGGVGIGIIYQGLLEAALTLLVYYWAHTHYDEGVAVTMAFATLGLLQLTHAFNVRSNTKSLFQIGLFSNRYMLGASVISGLLLVLVIIIPGLNEWFGVEHLSGLQWGIVCGAAVAIVVIVELVKLILRLSGRSKNWE is encoded by the coding sequence CTGTTCCATACTCTGGATACGGCTGAGGTGCTAAAGCAGCTGGAGAGCAGGGAAGCAGGGCTGACTGCAGAAGAAGCGGCACGGCAACTGGAACATTACGGCAAGAACATGCTGCAGGAAGCCAAGTCTAAATCGCTGCTGGCCAAATTCATTGAGCAATTCAAGAATGTAATGATTTTCATCCTGCTGGCGGCTGCCGTACTCTCGGGAATCCTTGGAGAGTGGACGGATACCGTTATCATTTTGCTGGTGGTGATCCTGAATGCGGTGCTGGGCGTCATCCAGGAGAACAAAGCGGAGCAGGCGCTGGAGGCTCTCAAAAGCATGTCCTCTCCGCAGGCGAGAGTCCGCCGGGGCGGACAGGTCACAGAGATCAAAAGCGAGGAGCTGGTGCCTGGCGATATTGTGCTGCTGGAAGCCGGCAACGTGGTGCCCGCTGATCTACGTCTGCTCGAAGCGGCGTCACTGAAGACCGAGGAGGCGGCGCTGACCGGTGAATCACTGCCCTCGGATAAGCAATCGGGAGTGCTGGAAGGCAACGATCTTGTGATCGGTGACCGGACGAATATGGCTTATATGAGCAGCAGCGTAACCTATGGACGGGGTGTGGGTGTGGTAACGGCTACGGGGATGCATACCGAAGTGGGCCGGATCGCCGGATACATCTCCGAGGCGGAGAATGAAGTTACCCCATTGCAGAAAAAGCTGGATGAGCTTGGAAAATATTTCACCTTCATTATCCTGGGTGTCTGTGTCGTTATCTTCGTGGTCGGCTGGTTGGAGGGCAGAGAGCTGCTTGATATGCTGCTGACCTCCATCTCACTTGCAGTAGCGGCGATTCCGGAAGGTCTTCCGGCCATCGTAACCATCATTCTGGCGCTAGGCGTGCAGCGGATGGCTAAGCGTAAGGCAATTATCCGCAAACTGCCTGCTGTGGAGACACTGGGCAGTACGGAGATTATCTGCTCTGACAAGACGGGCACATTAACACTTAACAAGATGACCGTTGAAAAGCTGTATGTTGGCGGAGAGACGGTCGAGGCCGATTCGAAGCTTAACGATACGCCGGGCGGTGATTTGCTACTGCAAGCGATGACCCTGTGCAATGATTCCAGCATAGACGAAGGCAAAAGTGCTGCAGATAAAGCTTCGGATGGGGCCCGGGCAGAGGTGAAGCCTGGTTTAGCAGGCGGGACAAGGAGCGGTAAAGCCATTATCGGCGACCCTACCGAAACGGCGCTGGTTGACTTCGCACTCAGCATCGGGACAGACAAACGGGAGCTGGAGCAGCGTTATCCGCGGGTGAATGAGCTGCCTTTTGATTCGGACCGAAAGCTGATGACGACGATTCATAAGCTGGATAACGGTGAGTTTCGGGTGCTAACCAAGGGAGCGCCGGATGTACTGGTGTCCAAATGCAGCCATATTCAAGAGAACGGCACCGTGGTGCCCTTGACGGAGGCGCATATCAGCAGGATCACAGCCAGCAACAAAAGTCTGGCAGACGAAGCGCTGCGGGTGTTGGCGTTTGCTTACCGCGACCATGCAGAGCAGCCCTCCGATCCTTCGCCGGAGGGGACGGAGAAGGATCTGGTGTTCATCGGCCTGACCGGGATGATCGATCCGCCGCGCGAGGAGGTCCGGGATGCGGTTGCCGTGTGCAGACGGGCGGGCATCCGTCCGGTGATGATCACCGGGGACCACCGGGACACGGCTGCCGCCATTGCTAAGCGGCTTGGAATCATCGACGATGACAAGGCAGTGCTGACCGGCCGCGAGCTGGATCAGATCAGCGAGGCGGATTTTGCCACAAGAGTGGCCGATTATTCCGTGTACGCCCGTGTATCACCTGAGCATAAGGTGCGGATCGTCAAGGCCTGGAGACAAATGGGCAAAATCGTTGCTATGACAGGTGACGGAGTTAATGATGCGCCTGCGCTGAAATCAGCGGATATCGGTGTTGGTATGGGCATCACAGGAACAGATGTGGCCAAAGGCGTATCCGACATGGTACTGGCCGATGATAATTTCACTACGATTGTCGTTGCTGTCGAAGAAGGCCGCAAGGTATACAGCAACATCCGCAAAGCGATCCAGTTCCTGCTGTCGGCCAATTTGGGGGAAGTGGTGACCCTGTTCATTGCGACACTGATCGGCTGGCGGATTCTTGAACCGATTCATATCCTGTGGATTAATCTGGTCACAGATACCCTGCCGGCGCTCGCGCTCGGACTGGAAAAAGCGGATAATGATGTGATGTCGAAGAAGCCGCGTAAATCGAGCAGCAGTATTTTTGCCGGAGGCGTGGGGATTGGAATCATCTATCAAGGGCTGCTTGAGGCGGCACTGACCCTGCTGGTGTATTACTGGGCACATACCCATTACGACGAAGGTGTTGCAGTCACGATGGCCTTTGCGACGTTGGGACTGCTGCAGCTTACCCATGCTTTCAATGTCAGATCCAATACCAAGTCATTGTTCCAGATCGGCTTGTTCAGCAACCGCTACATGCTGGGGGCTTCGGTCATCTCGGGACTTCTGCTGGTGCTGGTTATTATCATTCCCGGGCTGAATGAATGGTTCGGAGTGGAGCATCTGAGCGGTCTGCAGTGGGGAATTGTCTGCGGGGCTGCAGTGGCGATAGTGGTGATTGTGGAGCTGGTGAAGCTGATTCTCCGCTTAAGCGGGCGCAGTAAGAACTGGGAATAG
- a CDS encoding DUF2500 domain-containing protein, with protein sequence MHIEGIFNGFLNSALASSSRGFFSEGPYLLQLVLLLIAVFVAYTITRALKIWMTNNASPLESRVATAVTKRAEVWGGRGHAGTHTSYYVTFEFQDGNRRELEVKAKAYGLIVEGDRGELTSKGTRFKGFARSSRRNL encoded by the coding sequence TTGCATATAGAGGGCATTTTTAACGGATTTCTCAATTCGGCTTTAGCCAGTTCCTCCCGCGGCTTCTTCTCCGAAGGGCCATATTTATTACAGCTGGTGCTGCTGCTGATCGCAGTTTTTGTTGCTTACACTATTACCAGAGCCCTGAAGATCTGGATGACCAACAATGCCAGCCCGCTCGAGTCGAGGGTGGCGACAGCAGTTACTAAACGCGCGGAGGTGTGGGGCGGCAGAGGGCATGCGGGTACTCACACCAGCTACTATGTAACCTTTGAATTCCAGGACGGGAACCGGAGGGAGCTGGAAGTGAAGGCCAAAGCGTATGGTCTGATCGTTGAGGGAGACAGGGGGGAGCTGACCAGCAAGGGGACCCGGTTCAAAGGATTCGCCCGTTCGAGCAGGCGCAACCTTTGA
- a CDS encoding MgtC/SapB family protein encodes MNIDLHTESIVKLLVAMLFGLFIGIDRQLKQKPLGIRTSMVISIASCLVTLVSIHAYDKFGGTDHPNMDPMRLAAQIVSGIGFLGAGVILRRGGDAISGLTSAALIWTASGIGIAVGAGFYVEAGYAVVLLMFAVNAVPLLIKAIGPEVLNKHEISIKIIMEPNYILTDVIQKIEQRHIIAEQRKTRKTGRTIRRMKIKDLEDGRQMIDMVISAPDRDYATEIYYDVKKIEHVMSVEVEQL; translated from the coding sequence ATGAATATTGATTTGCACACGGAGTCGATTGTGAAGCTGCTTGTGGCCATGCTGTTCGGGCTGTTCATCGGGATTGACCGGCAATTGAAACAGAAACCGCTGGGAATCCGGACCAGTATGGTCATTAGCATCGCCAGCTGCCTGGTAACGCTGGTCTCGATCCATGCTTATGACAAGTTCGGCGGTACAGATCATCCCAATATGGACCCGATGCGTCTGGCGGCGCAGATTGTCAGCGGGATCGGTTTTCTCGGGGCGGGCGTCATTCTGCGCAGAGGGGGAGATGCGATATCGGGACTCACATCTGCGGCGCTCATCTGGACGGCTTCCGGTATCGGGATTGCGGTCGGCGCGGGATTCTATGTAGAAGCGGGTTATGCAGTTGTGCTGCTTATGTTCGCAGTAAATGCAGTGCCCCTGCTAATTAAAGCCATTGGCCCGGAGGTGCTGAACAAACATGAGATATCGATTAAGATCATCATGGAACCGAACTATATTCTAACCGATGTGATCCAGAAAATTGAGCAGCGCCATATCATTGCCGAGCAGCGCAAAACACGTAAAACCGGCCGGACGATCCGGCGGATGAAGATCAAGGATCTCGAAGACGGGAGACAAATGATTGATATGGTGATCTCCGCACCAGACCGTGATTATGCTACGGAAATCTATTATGATGTGAAGAAAATTGAACATGTGATGAGTGTCGAAGTGGAACAGCTGTAA